The Peromyscus maniculatus bairdii isolate BWxNUB_F1_BW_parent chromosome 6, HU_Pman_BW_mat_3.1, whole genome shotgun sequence genomic interval GGTTCTAAGCCTAGCAGTTACTGCTCAAATTTCAATGAGTACATGGGAATAGGAATGTGTTCGGGGCTTCTTAATATGTACTGTAAGTTGACAGATACAAATCCTTACAATCTTGCTTTATTTGAAATGAACACTCAGAGTGTAAGACAAAgttataaataaatcttcaacaGTAAATGGTAGCCAGAATTTTCTCTTAAAACAAGTTATTCTTAAACTGATACAAATAGTTTATcatcattaaattaaaaattacaagtTTATTTCACTTTAATACATGAAATGAGCTTGAAAAGCTTGTTTTATAGAGAAGCATAGTGGCTAGAGATGCTTTATGAAGTGACAATCTATTCAAAGTAAGGAAATCACCCTTTGCTAGGTTTTCAAGAACCCTTCTTTAATACACACTAACAGTTTTCATACCTTACAGTCGTTGTCTGCTTCTCACTTGATCCTCACTGTGTTCTCCTGAAGACTTCACGTGGGCTCACTTTCCCTCCCTACTTCTTTCCCTAAACCTGTCACTTCCCGCACTACTTTGGGGGCGAGGTGTGCGTTGGTCTACTCTCCCAAGAAACACATTCCTCAGTAAAAAAGAAGGTGCAGTCACTTCTGCAAGGTTATAATTACCTGAATTATAGTAGTGTAATTCTAGGGCTGGGAAACCTGTGTTATGTTCTTGCTGGGCATGTGGTGTGCTGATAAAAAAGCTTCTTCATTCAGTACACTTAAATTTTTTCTCCCCAGATATTTCTGCAAATCTGAGTCACTAGTGCAAATAGTTCCTCACAGTTAAGTAACTGATAGTATAACTTCCGGGCATTTTTCCTATTCTGAAAAGTACAGCAATCAAGAGGTAGCCTCTGAAGACACTTAGATAAGAACTATGCCTCCATTCATATGACTGTTTCAGGGAAGCAGAATCTTATCTTCAGCCCTAATATTGGTGTGAGAAACTAGTGTGATACACAGGAACTTGGAGAGAACTCTCGTTCAAAGGGGTTAATACTTCTGTCTCTGCATAGTACACAAAGGTAGAGTTTAAGGTCAGAAGTGACCCGAAAGACTAAGATCCAGGGCCTgacaacagaaatggactgaagCAAAATGCTACCATCATTTAGTGTGATGGCTTTAGCAGACTGTATAGTTGAGTACGAAGTTCACAgtcacagaatgggaaaacactTGTGCATGGTGTGCAGTGATTCCCGTACATATAGCAGTGTTCTAGTCACACAGAGGTAGAAACTATGCCGTTTGATTAGTCTCCTTTGGCCCTTCTGCCTCAAATCACAGCCTGACCAGACGGCAGTGTCAACAGCATTCAAAGTCCAGCTGCAGAACTGCTGCTATGATGGGTCTGCAGACAGGCTGGAAACAGCTGTTCCTCTCACTACTGAGGTGGGACACTAAAAAAGGTCAAAGTTTGCACTCGAGTTTAAAGGACTTGGAAAATAGTGATAATTTTAAGGATCCATTTGCTGTTAATACTGTATTAAAAACACATTTGTCTTATGTCTCTAATGTGAATTTACTAGCACTTGAAAATGTAGTCCTTGTAAAGGCAGTAAAAGCCACCTTGACCCTTAGTCCTCTTTAGTCCTCAGATATTAGCATTATTCTTGCTCACAGGTTAATTTAGAAGTGAGATTCTAAAATAAATAGAGGTGCAATGTGCAAATTACATTAAGAAGAGATAATGGGCTCACCCTAGGcaggaaagaaaaactaaagccttGTCTGGTGGTGGGTGGGCTAAAAGAATTTAAGGCTCAGTTTTATTTCATTAGGAAGCTGAATACtagtacatttttatttaaaaaaaattaaagatgattaaaatacttgcatctttgttttaaaaaaatatttcattctacTCTGGCTGATTAAAACAGAACTTTCCTCCAGTTCCACTGCATTAGTCCATTGTTTTAGAGAGAGCTCCACAGTTGACATTGAGTCCAGTTTCACAGCTATAGAGCATTATGTATCCACTGTTGAGTTCATGGAACTCCAGTAAGGTATAAGAAAGATAATTCACTTTGGATAAGGAGGTTATGACCCAGAATGTTTTTGCACATCTTACCATTCATAGTTAAGTTACTCAGCATGGTTTTGCTATTCAAGGCTGAGTTGGAGACTGCTAGCTTATTCCTGGATCCTCCCGTATCTGACAGAAAAGGCAACAAGTCTTCTGTAAACAGCTCCCATGAGTGAGATGGTGAGCACCACTATTCCACACACAAGGCTAAATGCCCACCGCGGGCCCAAGTAAGTGTACACATGGCTGATGAACACAGGCCCAAGAATCCGTGCTGCACTTCCAGAAGCTGATAACCAGCCCATGTACATACCCTGTAAGGGGGTAAGGTAGAGGACAACAGATGAATTCAGgtttagttattttaaaataaaaacagtaagccaggtggtggtacctttaatcccagtactcaagaggcagagtcaggtggatctcttgagtttgaggccagcctggtctacagagcaagttccaggacagccagggctacacagagaaatcttgtctcaaaaaacaaaaacaacaaaaattgacctgagagagtttcaggacagctagtgctacatggagaaaccatgttccaaaaatcaaaaacaaacaaaaactgatctgagctaaagagatggctcaatgatttgGTAGTGTTTGCCTTATAAGTCCAAatacctgggttcagtccccagaacttaattaaaaagctgagtgtgggggggtgaatctcagggttgtgggggttggataaatatgatcaaaacacagtaTGTGAAAGTCTCAATAAAAATAAGagcaacaggggctggagaaacggctcagaggttaagagcactggctgctcttgcagaggtcctgagttcaattcccagctaccacatggtggctcacaaccatctgtaatgagatctggtgtcctcttctggcctgcaggcatacatgcaggcagaacactgtatatataataaataaataaaaatcttaaaaaagagcaacaaaaagaaatgaggcATGGTAGCATGTGCTTGGAATACCTGAATTGGGAAGTCAGAGACAAGCAGAACCTTTGGGTTCCCCAGGCAGccaaccagcctggcctacatataTACTGAGTTCTGGGCCAAGgagttctggcattaaaggcatgagtcgcCATGCCTGACTGTTCATTTAGTCTTTGTGTGGGCGTGTGTCCCTAGTCACAGGTCACATAGGCCTCCTGATCTAGGTGCTAGGACCTGAACttcagttctctggaagagcagtaagcactcatGACTGCTGAGCCATGTATCCATCCccttagtttgttttcttaagatGATATTGCACTATAGTCTGGGTTTACCTAAGAGTCACcacgtagccttggctggcctcaaattccaaatcttcctgctcctgtgtagctctggttgtcctagaacttggttTGTAGACCAAACTGATATCCAACTGtttctgcatcccgagtgctgggattaaaggcatgtattaccaccacctggcctcagtttaatttttaaagattaaaatataactGCCATTAAAAACAAGAGTtaaaccgggtggtggtggcgcatgcctttaatcccagcacttgggaggcagagccaggcggatctctgtgagttcaaggccagcctgggctaccaagtgagttccaggagaggcacaaagctacacagagaaaccctgtctcgaaaaacaaacaaacaaaaaaagagttaaaaatatatagaaaataagtaaataccaGTCCAGTTATGAGTAAGTGATactacatatataaaatgaaatacagtGTCTCACTGAAAGTAAATCTAAAGAATCCATGACATACTCCATAAAGTGCATATGCCCATTTACATAGTCACAGAGAAGGTACTGGGAATGGAGTGTGACatcattaaaatatcagtagtTATGACCTCTCTGAAACTACTATTCATATTGCATCTATAGATTTCTGATTTTATATAATGAATACAGAAAttacttgttttgtgtgtgtatgtgtgcatgccagaGATCAAACCTAGGGTGTCAGGTATTCCAGGATAAAAGCTCTACCATTGAGCCTATgaattttttgtatgtttttgttttatttgagactgaGTCccactatacagccctggctatcctggacctcactgtgtaaaccaggctgtccttgaacctgcagtgatcctcctacctcagcctcctggatgctgagattacagctgtgtgTAACCATAACTAGGTCACCCCTGACAttcttaacttaaaaattaatttttgaccagggctttagctcagtggtggagcactcaTCTAGCACGTACAAAGCCTAGGATCCAATCCTAGCACTACAGAACAAACAGTTAAACTGAAAATACATATAGGGAGCTCGCAGTGTAGCTCAAGGTCCTGAGTTTAAGCTCCGTCacaacacagaaaaggaaacataCAGAGCTGCCAAAACTGTTTAAGACCACTGTGTTTTCATCTTTTTGTAACGGCCTAAATCCAATTTGGTTGCCTATTTTGGTTTTCTCCTGTCTACTTTAAGAATGAATATTAGAAATTTAaagttcagagatttttttcaatgaaaagtaTTTTGAGCTCATAATTACTGATTTCAAGACATTTTAGTTCTGCCTTAACAAGGTTGTATTTCAGCAGAAATCTTAACTAAACACATTATAAACTTTATGAGTGATGGAGGCAGACAGAACCTAGAGCTCAGGCCTTCGAGGGATACAagtgaactccagctccagagctgTCTAAGAAATCCACCTCTCCCCCAAAattatccttttgttttgttttcctttttcatttgaaATGCTCAATCAGATTTTTTAGAGTCTGCTAAGCCAGCTTGTGTAAGAAGAGAAGTATAGAAAAGGCAATGTGGAAACTaattcacatgggtgctgagttACCTGAGGTTTGGGTCCTAGAACTTTGGAATATAGTGTATAGGACATGACGTTGCAAGCTGGATAGCCTATTCCAACTAGCACAGCCGCTGTCAGGAACTGGGCCAGATGGATCACCGGAGTGTACAGGCACCAGGTTTGTTCAATTGGGCACCCGGTTGGCTGTTCACTGTGATCTTCTCTTGGAGAATTCCAAAGATCAATAATAATTTCCCCAAATGTAGTATTAGGGATTGAGCTGTTGTGTAAATCTGTAAAATAAAGTGAAGATAAGATATCACTTACTACTTCTAAAGAATGGCAGGGCTGGTGCTGGAGAATTAAAATCACCGTACCTTGCCACTGTACTTTGGGAAACTCATTTCCCCAGGGTAACAAGATAAAGAAGCCGACCCATACAACCACAAGTCCTCCCAGGAGAAGAGCACGCTCATCAATCCTGTTGAACAGAAACTCTGATTGTGAAATGCAATATGAATTCAAGTTCCATGACCACAACtaaataatttaagtaaaattGTTATACAATTCattatatttatcaattaatgtaattcttttttttaaagatttatttatttattatgtatacaatgttctgtctgcacatatccccacaggcaccagatctcattacagatggttgtgagccaccatgtggttgctgggaattgaactcaggacctttggaagagcaagcagtgctcttaacctctgagccatctctccagccccctgtaatTCTAAATAGAATCCCCCACTGAAAGCATCCAGTACCAAGCACGGCAGTGTATACCTGTAGCCTCATCACCTAAGTACCAGGCAAGAACCCTgggagggagttcaaggccagcctgggctgcatagtgagaccctgtctcagggtggGGGGAAAAAGGCTTCTCTAATAAACTGTTGATTTCAGATTAGGGGGTTGGACTCTAGATGATGAATGTATTTATCTTTTCCTAGAGAAAGTAGAGCACTcatctagcatgtgcaaagcctaGGATCCAATCCTAGCACTACAGAACAAACAGTTAAACTGAAAATACATATAGGGAGCTCGCAGTGTAGCTCAAGGTCCTGAGTTTAAGCTCCGTCacaacacagaaaaggaaacataCAGAGCTGCCAAAACTGTTGAAGGCTaaattcaactcccagcaacaccacacacacaagatgaGTTATGTGGTCAAATACTGAGAAATGATTATAACTGTATTTGCCATGGTGATGATATAGTGTTCATAAGATGGAGACCTAATTAGATGTTctaaaatatataagcctataAGAACAGTAcctgagaagtggaggcaggagaatcagtaaTTCAAGGCTAGCCGGGGTACGTGAAACCCTGACTcataacaaaacacacacacaaaatctatgTAAGTTcactttgttctttgagacatggtctcaataTGTAGCATGCAGGTACTCATGGTCCTCTTGTCTCAGCTATCAGTGTAGAGGCTTTAATAACCAGAATTTTCTAAACTTAATCATTCTATCTCATGAGACAATGTTTTATGAAATACACTTTGAGTAACAGACattaaaacataatatataaCAATAGTTAGTATACAGTTACTTATTTGGTAAGGCATTTTACTTTGCCAAAGTGATACCATAGACTATAAAAATACCATGCATTCTCAGTAAAGATTTGATCTTGCTAGCTCTCAAGAACTATactacagccaggcatggtagcacacgcctttattcccgcagcactcagaaggcaaagcaGACTAGCCAGGTCTATGTaatgagtcccaggctagccaggtctacagagtaagactctgtcttactaacaaaaaagttgtaacacatgAGAAAATGTACTAGCACATTGATTCGTATTAGCAGtgcttcatgtttcttttttcaaaaaaagattTGAAGTGAAACTAAAAACATATATAACTTACTTTTTGGAAAGTAACTTAACCCCCATGAAAACAATAACTGCCTCAACTCCAAGAACAGCAAGAATTATTCCATCATAGAGCACAGCCTGCTCCTGGGTCCAGGCGTACATGTCCATTGTCAATGGAGTGAGGATTCTAAGAAGAGAAAGCCAGGCTTATTCACTTATATGACAGTCATTACTAAGAATTAAATATAAGCATTCATAATAATACCTTCAAGAATATGCAACCCCTTTCACTTCAGTTTATATAAGGAACATAGTCACACTGTAGAAGTTTGCAAACAGGAAACAACATAAATCGATTACAGCCCCATGCTCTGAGCAACTATTCATGGTTACACTGTGGTTGAAATTAATCTCTTCTTGTGGAGCTTTGAGCTTTAGGGGTGAGATTCTGACTAGCCTCTCTTTGGGGGTCACTTCTACAGAGGGACTACTAATCCCCTGTAAAGAGCCTCtacaaaagtaattttttttttcttttttcagagctgaggaccgaactcagggccttgcacttgctaggcaagcgctctaccactgagctaaatccccagtccTTACAAAAGCAAACTTTATGTTGACATTTTCAAAGTCAGAAGTTTATTTCAGTTTTGCTGGACATGCACTTTCTAGATGTTTCCCCCTCGTTATTAAAGTGTATATTCCCAGCCATGTCACACGGTCATGTTATTAGTGCCTACTTGTTAGAGCCTAGTGGATTTTCCCTTCCATCAGCACTTTGTGTTTCTTCCCCTCCCTATGAATACCTCTGCCTTTATATGGCTGTCTCCTTCCTTGACAAGCCTAGCTCTATGTTCTACCATCTTCTGTTGGCTGACCACATAACaatctatattttaaatgttgtattaaaaaaataatagtatcTTAAACTTTGAAATCAGATAAGCTGATATAGAAAATAAATGCATGCTTTCTCCAAGGGCTAAACAGTTAACATGTGCCCTAGCAATTCCAATTCTTCCAGGTACAAATCCAAGAACTGAAGGCCACAACTGCAGCAGCCACCTGCATAGCATAATCACTCAACTTAGCTACATGGTGCCAACAGAGTTCTCATCAGCAGATGAGTGGGCAGCAAAAAGTAGCTGCACCTGCCATAAGAAGTTAAGAAAGTGATACACACAACAGGAAGAACTAAAACCTCACAGTCAATGAAATGAGACAGGCATAAAAGCAAAATACTGCATGATGCAACTTATATGAGGTGCCTTATACAGACAGGTCATCAGGAGCTGGTGAAAGACATGGGGAGTAACCATGAGAGGTGTGCAGCTGGTTTGGGATGATGACAAGGTTCTTCTCATGAGGCACAAAGCTGTAACCATACTCAATGCCACTGTATTCAACTTTTCAAACACAGCtaaagggtctggagagatggcttgagactaagagcactgctgctcttgcagaggacccaggtttgattcccagaaccacatggtggttcacaaccatcagtGATTCCAGTTTCAGGGACCCAGGTCTCGCTGCTGACCTCTctagcaccaggcacacacatggtgcacatatattacatgcaggcaaaacactcataacatattttaaaaaataaaaataaatctaaaacttttTTCTTAAATGAGTTAAAATGCTGGGCCTGGTTGTACAGGACTATAAGCCTAACTATAGGAggttgagacagaaggatcacaaatTTAAGCCCTACCTAAGCTACAGAGATAGTTTAAAACCAGTCTAGAATGACtaagtgagaacctgtctcaaattaaaaagtaaGCAGGTTAAGAATGTCCCtcagcacttgcctggcatgcttgaGATCCTAAATTTAATCCCCAATATAGTTAATGTGATAAATTTTGTGTGCTGTGTTTTTTGCATTAAAAAACGTTCTCTAAAATGAATTATGACTTTCCTGTAGgtgaataattttgaaaatatatacaccAAGCATATCTACTGACAAGTATTGACACAAAAATGTTACAGTTGTATGGAAATAAACCAAGTTGTCAAATTGTGACATTACAGCTTATGAGAGTTTAATACATGCTTCCCCTCCCAACTTGAAAAAACATGAAGTGGCTTTCTGCAGGGCTCGcgagcatgcatgtgtgcatgcatttgtgcgcgcatgcatgtgtgtatgtgtgtatgtgcgcgctcgtgcgcgctgctgctgctgctgctgctgctgcatttgcatatttttttctcttttaaaaggaTCATGTAATTTTACAAAAAAGGATGAATGAAACCTACACAGttgtgaattttataatttttgatcAAGGATTAAACAGAGCTAATATTGCCAGACTTAGTGTTAATTATATCATGATACAAAAtctatacacatttatatttaagtttggtcatggtggcacagcacttgggaggcagagacagtcagatctctgtgagttcaaggccatcctggtcttcataaagagttccaggacaaccaggttacatagatcctgtctcaaaaaaagcaaaaattttaCTTACGAAAAAAATGTGCTttatgtaagtttttaaaaacaaaatctatatGCATAATTAACACTGCATTAAACAACATGGATTAGTAAGTAATCAGATTTAAATAAAGACAGACTAAAACTTACGTTTCAAAAAGGGCAAAgataaacaaaaccacaaaaaacagAACATTGGTAGCCACAACAGCGACTTGGTCAATACTTCCTTCGGGATTATGAACTTCATCTGTAGTTTCTATAAACAGGAGAAAAGTAACATTACttatatgtttgatttttttttcatataataaaataatatgaaactattaactgggtgtggtggctcacaccttaatcccagcacttgggaggctgaggctggagcatcacagcaagtctgaggccagtctgggctaaggGGCGTGGgggaaaagaaagtaaataaaagtaacaaaaagggaagagtttgggaaaggagggaaggaaagggaaagaagtaACAAGATTCAGAGagtaagtaatcttcaaatggTGTTTAACGTAAGGGGCCACTCTTCCTGGAAGTGTATTTGAGTTTCATTATCTACAGGAATTACTCGGGTTAGT includes:
- the Mfsd8 gene encoding major facilitator superfamily domain-containing protein 8 isoform X1; protein product: MASLGSEAEREPLLGPGSPGSREWDVVETQEHYRSRWRSVRILYLTMFLSSVGFSIVIMSIWPYLQKIDQTADASFLGWVIASFSLGQMVASPLFGLWSNYRPRKEPLIVSIFISVAANCLYAYVHVPAAHNKYYMLIARGLVGFGAGNVAVVRSYIAGATSLQERTSAMANTSTCQALGFILGPVFQTCFALIGEKGVTWDIIKLQINMYTAPVLLGAFLGILNIILILFILREHRVDDSGRQCKSMNFQEETTDEVHNPEGSIDQVAVVATNVLFFVVLFIFALFETILTPLTMDMYAWTQEQAVLYDGIILAVLGVEAVIVFMGVKLLSKKIDERALLLGGLVVVWVGFFILLPWGNEFPKVQWQDLHNSSIPNTTFGEIIIDLWNSPREDHSEQPTGCPIEQTWCLYTPVIHLAQFLTAAVLVGIGYPACNVMSYTLYSKVLGPKPQGMYMGWLSASGSAARILGPVFISHVYTYLGPRWAFSLVCGIVVLTISLMGAVYRRLVAFSVRYGRIQE